A stretch of DNA from Anopheles ziemanni chromosome 3, idAnoZiCoDA_A2_x.2, whole genome shotgun sequence:
TGAGGTCTTTACCGACGAACCATTCAAGGCTGCGTGGATGAAACCATAGTctctgggttttgttttggcacACGGATAAATGTCTTCCTCTGTGGCCACTCCCGACTGGTCCCTCCGATCCTGCGCCAACACGAAAACGCTCGCTCAcacctttttttccaattttttacTATTCGTAACGGGAACGGCCGAAAGAAATTCACTGAAAATGCCTTTCCATGGAGCAAATCAAAGGTTACGTTGAAAGCTGGCAGAGATTGGAGCCGAGCAGTGGGCTTTTTCCGCAACGCGCTACTACGTTAACTGCTTAGCGCTTTGGGAAAGGAAGCACGCAACATtcacaacacacaacacacacagcaGGACACGAGCGAAGCGCAGCAGCCAACGACCAAGATGTACCACCTAGGCAACGGCACCGTCCGATGCTAGCGACCGCGTATCCTTGCGGGGCCGTTTTTTCCGGGCAAAATCACGATAGCTACCCCAAAGGCACACGCACGCCTACATGCACGCACTTTCCTTTTACACGCTTCCTGGTAGGTGTGATTCTAGCCCTCACTCACACACGTTTGCGCACGCACGGATCACTCATTTTCCTTcaaggggaggggggtgaTGGAAAATTCACAACATAGGCACTCACAGGACCCTTTTCCCGGTGAGTGGTTCCGGAGGATTTTGATCCGCTTTAGGCAGTTGCACTTGCACGTTTGTATCGCATTGAACGGATCCGGGGACACGAACAACACCGCAGCATACCGGATCGATGACTCACGAAAGAAAACACGCGAGCCGTAACATTAACGATCGTCGTCACGACATTCCACAGCGAGGTACGAATGCAACTGTGCGCCTTCCAACCATGCTGCTCCATTTTCAACCGACCGTTCCATCGAATGGCGAATGTGCCCGTGTTTCTAACACTATCGCTCCCGCGGTCATATTGCTGCTGGGAATCTATTGGCCCGTGACCCCTCGTGACATCACTTCAAATACCGCTCGGCACGAGTCTCCATACACATACACCGGTATGTTTACGGTGGCAAACCGAACCAACCCTTCCAAGCAATCCCCTCACAACACGGCACAGCTCTAACAACCCCCTGTTATCGTTTACCCTTTTCCAGCTTTTCGAACGCTTCCCCACTTGACGCTGTGTAAACAGAAGCTTTTATCGCTCGCCaccctttttttctgaaagAAAGTTCTCTGCTAATATTAGCGCACCACCTTACCTAAACACAATGCCGTACGCTTTCGCGCAGAATGTAGTATCCTCCACCCGCGAAACAATAGCAACGACACACACAGCGGGGTTTCTGGGtgggaatgttttcaaaaatttccAGGGAAAAACGAGTGCACTAGTCGAGCTGAATGTAACTACACAACTGTGCGGGCCGCGCAATGTTTACGAAATCGTAAGAATCCCAGCTGACAGCGGATAGCCACCCCGTTTTGGGGCCAGCGAAACGAGCTGTCAAAATGATAAGCCCTCGCGGATCGCGAGCCCTGCAAGAAAGCTCCCGCACCGTGTATTGTACTCTTTCTTGCAAGCCGCCTTCGAAGGGCGAATGACGTTACTTGGATTTAGCTGCgcgctctctatctctctcgcACTTGCATAGGTTGctttgttgatgctgttgtttTAACGTTATCGAATGTACTTTCGAATCAAATTGTTAAATCGTATAAATAcagtaaaactattaaaatatAAGCTTGATAGTAAATTGACGCCTTAACCGTAGAAAAATTGTGTACTTGAGACTTTTATAGAGAAAGTTGGATTAATAAACACATTCGTGGTATAATGTTTCAACATTTACTTTATTAATACGAAGAAAAGATTGTAAATGCAACACACCTCGGTGGCCACTGTAAAAACTTTAAAGTACCCCGTTTCTACTTCTTGGCTGCTTCCCCAACGAACGGGTCCTTCCGGTCGTTCATGAGCGTAAGAGACGATTCGGCAAGCTTCGCCAGCACTTCCGCCAGCTTGTGTTTGGAAAAGACGCTATACAGCTTACGCGACTCCGAGCTAAGCACGCTGGCGAGAAGCATACACTCGTCGTGATGGTTGGTGAGTGTGTGCAACTGATGCAGCAGCAGTACCACTTCCGGAATGCACAGCTTCCGCAGATTCTCCATCTGTACCGCTCGGTTTCGCCATGCATCACTTtcttcgtcgtcatcatcgtcgttcTCGCCCGGTCGTTCCATGTTCGTGTCCGGATCAACCAACCAGCCCGTCTCGGGGAACAGCAGCACGTTGTAGAGTAGATCGCGTGCCCGCTTGGTCGCATCCGCTACTCGATGCTCCCAGTTGTCAAGCTCCTTCTTATACGCCTGCTCCCGGTGCTCGGAGGTAACACGCTCGGTAAAGTTCGTGACCGAGACGGACGgtggtggttttggttttccgtTGAAAAACAGTTGCGACCAACCGTTGTAGCCATCGATCGCACCGAGGTACGTCTGGTGGCAGAGATATTCGCGAATGCTTACCTCCTCCTTGCACGGTATGTCGACCTTCGAGCCGTAGATGGTGAATATTTGCTCGATCGTATCGGCCGGCACGAGGGCAAACGTTTTCTGAGCTGCCTCGATACAACGACGACCAAGGAAGTAGCGAATGAGGGCATTCGCCTGCCAAAGAAGCTGTCCCCGTTGCTCCGGGTAGAATGTGAGCCACTCGAGTGAGGAAATTTTCTCCCGATCCAGGTCGGTCAGTTCGCCCTGGGCTGGAGCCGGTGCATTGCTGTCCTCCTCGGCGGCACGATACTTTTCCACCGTATGCACCGTAATGTTTGGTACATCCAGCCCAAAGTTGTACGCTTCTACGAGGGCTCTTTTCCTTGCGCTGGTCGGTGTGCGGATTGTCATGAGAAAGTTGGAGTACAACATAAGCTGCATCACGGGCGGCAGGGTGGCAGTGTAAAAGGCGACCAAATGTGGTTCCCCAAGTTGTATCAGATGCTCCACGTATCGCTTGATAATCCGATCACCGATGTCCTGCTGAAACGGTTTACCGATCTGACGTACACACATCACGAAATGTGACAGAAAACGAAGCATCTGCTGGGACAGTACCAGCTCGCCTTCATCGGAATCGCTCAGCCAACCGTCAACGATGCGCATCAGTCCCGGAATGTCGTCCAGAATCATGTACTTTTGAATCACCTTGTCCACGTCCTTCGCTGCAAGACTTATGCATGCATTCTTGTGCGCTTCCAGCTCGCCAAAGATTTGCTCCAGCGACATCTTTCCGTTCCAGTACTGCTCCGGCATCGGTAGGTAGCTCTTGATGCAATGTGATCGGATTTCGCTCTCCACCCGAATATCAATCTGTGCCTTCAAGTACGCCCACAGCATATCGTTCCACGTGCAATTGGACAGAATCTCCACCATCGAATCCAAATGGCCACAGAGCGCCCCAATCGAAGCCTTTATGTACGGGTTGAGCAGGCGCGATTCCGCCATCTTCCAGGCAAACTTTTTCCACAAATCGCGCCTCGGATTGCCTTCGATCGGGTTGCGTTCGAGTTTGGGATTTTCGTTGCCATAGTTTGAATCGTGATGCAACCGCCATCCTTCTAGGACGGCCGCCATCCATGACTGTCCGCATTGATCGCACTTATTTTGCGCTTCCTCTAGCCGCCCGGAACGGATTTCGAGAAAGATGTGCTTCGCCAACCGTACCTGATCTTCTGCGTCAAGATCGTGGAGGGGACGATTCTCGCGAAGCGGTGCATCCGGATCGAGACTTTTTACCAGCTCTCGCGTACTACCGAAAGCCGTTTCACCAACTTCCAGCAGCTGGTGGAGTGTGTTTTCCCAGGCCACCGAGTGGTTCGTGAACGTTCCCGCAAGCGATTGATTTTGCCGCAGCACCATCTTCTCCAGCCAATCCACTATCATCTGATACTCGCGCAAGTTTTCATTCCCAGCGTAAAGATGTTCTATGATCGCTCGTTCACTGTTCACCAGCGGCAAGTCTTCCATGTCACAGTCCGTCTTTTGCGTGACCAATCGATCGCGGTACAAAGAAGCCATCAGCTTCCACGTTTCCCTTTCGGCGTTCAACCACATTTCGTCCTCGTGCAAGTGCCGCTCGCGACCGGTCATCTGCAGCTTCCGAGCGGCAAGTTCTATACGCACAAGTGCTTCGTTCAGCGTCTCAATCAGCTCATCGATCGTTTCGAACACATTCGATTCGCTGTTGTGCCGCTGAAGAATCTCCAGGAACTCCTCGCAAAGACCCTTCGTAACTTCCTTTATATTCGTGAAACCATGTGTAGTCGTGCTCGCTCCGATGATACTCATTTCACTGTCCTGCTCCGCACCTCCTCCCAGCCGATATGCACTAACATCCTGTAGCAAATCGAGCGTCCCGCTTAGCGTCGGTTCGTCGAACGAAGTTGCgaactgctgttgttgctgttgcaggCCCCGGAAAGATTCTTTCGAACGAAGCAATCCACGATGGGACTTCACCGCGCTTTCGTCCAGCAGCTGCAACGATAGCTCCAGTTGATTCATTGTTGCAAACTATCTAACTTGTTTTCTGGGTTCTTCAGGCTCGAAGCGGTATACACTGCACCATAACCtagaaaatttgcaaaacaaaaatagtcaGCGTTTATTCCTGCACACACGCCAATCAACCATACACTTTTACCGTCGACTGATGAAGATATTCAACTGAATCGATTAAACAGCAGAAATCAAGTAAAACCGACtgaatttaaagaaaatagaCAATATTTGTTGCGCTATGTGTTTCGGATCGTCTTGCGCTTTTTTGCGGCTTTCAAGGTTTGTACATACCGAGGTAGGCAGTGACTGATTGAGTGTATCTTGTGCAAATTTGACAATTGATGTCaatcaaaatttatttaaaaactggGATAAATATCTCGGcctgaaaacaaaacgaccagTAACTTGAAAATCAgtgaatttggaaaaaataaaggcTGAGATACGATACACTGTGACTATGCAACAATACACCACTCAAATAACTTTAATTGTGTGTTTACTTTACactattttactttgttttttatatCCAACGTTATTGAAAAATGCAGCATCCTTCACAAGTCATTACTGTAATAAGAAAACCGAATCTTCTTAATTATTTACAACGggcaataaaatcaaacgtAGAGTATTTTATTGATTCTGTTGTCGGTAGTATTTCAGTAATATTTTAAGTTAAACTTCTCTGGTCAacgaaaattcaattcaatcgtCTTGAAGCTCTCAGCTTTCCCGCATTTACCGGAGGAATGGGTTTCCCAAACGTCCAGTTAAGCCACGGAATCAACCGGGCGTAATGTTTCTTTATCTGCGATCGGCGGTTATGACGTGGTTGTTCCGTTTTGGGTGGCATACGACGTCGGTTCCAGGCGGCGTAGCGGTTGGCCACCGAAATTTCCGACACTTCGTCGTACTGTAATCGTTCCGTTAAATTATACCTCTGTAACCGCTCGAAAACCCGTTGTTGGGCCGAATCGTACAGTACGGAACTTGCATTTAGGATCTCCCGTAGCTGATCCATTGGCCAGTCGGTGCCCTCGATACGAATGTTGTTCGAATCGGATTCATTTCCTGCACTCGGATTGTCCACCATGGTTGAATTAAATGCGAGCGTTAGTTCCTCCAGCTTAACATCGTTGTTCTGTGGAGCCAGACCGACCTGATGATGGTGACGATCAGTGTCATTCGAATGGAGCACAATGTATTGATGAAGTTCGTGCAATTGTGTGGAATTATTTTCCCCGGTCTCATTGTCCGGCTTCGATTGTGATTGAACGTGAATATGTGGCACTGGGAGTATTATACGCAAGGGTAACGATAACTCAGGCCCTGTTACAGTTAGATTCGCGAAAGGATCAAAATCATctttggtggtgctggtgcgaTCTCTATTTGGATCGTTCTCATCATCCTCTTCCTCGCTGTGCGATCCTTCGCCTTCATTTTCATCCTCGCTAGGTGTAGTATACTCATCCGAGGTTTCTTCGTACGGTTTAGCCCAACTGGTGATCGATGCTAGTTTTCCATGGCCCTTCTCATCATCCAATACCGTCGAGTTGAGAAAGTTTTCGAgctaaaaatttgaaaaaaaaagaaacaataaataaatctaattTAAACCTTTTTCTATTCCAAGGCGTACCTCACATTTCCCACACGGACGATCGTAGAACGTTGATAAGACGGCCGCCTTTACGTATGCATACTGCAGCAGACTCCAGGGTGGCTGAATGATGTACGAAACGCGTAAGCAACGATCGATGACGTAAACCTGAAACTCCCGCAAGCCGAACAGCGCGAAGGTTCGATTCTCGGTCAAATGGTTGGGATAGACGGTGAAGTTATGCCCGCCTGCTAGCGTCTGGACGGAGCGAAAGAAGTCCGTAAAATTGTACTCCACCAGCTCGTACG
This window harbors:
- the LOC131287065 gene encoding nuclear pore complex protein Nup107; translated protein: MNQLELSLQLLDESAVKSHRGLLRSKESFRGLQQQQQQFATSFDEPTLSGTLDLLQDVSAYRLGGGAEQDSEMSIIGASTTTHGFTNIKEVTKGLCEEFLEILQRHNSESNVFETIDELIETLNEALVRIELAARKLQMTGRERHLHEDEMWLNAERETWKLMASLYRDRLVTQKTDCDMEDLPLVNSERAIIEHLYAGNENLREYQMIVDWLEKMVLRQNQSLAGTFTNHSVAWENTLHQLLEVGETAFGSTRELVKSLDPDAPLRENRPLHDLDAEDQVRLAKHIFLEIRSGRLEEAQNKCDQCGQSWMAAVLEGWRLHHDSNYGNENPKLERNPIEGNPRRDLWKKFAWKMAESRLLNPYIKASIGALCGHLDSMVEILSNCTWNDMLWAYLKAQIDIRVESEIRSHCIKSYLPMPEQYWNGKMSLEQIFGELEAHKNACISLAAKDVDKVIQKYMILDDIPGLMRIVDGWLSDSDEGELVLSQQMLRFLSHFVMCVRQIGKPFQQDIGDRIIKRYVEHLIQLGEPHLVAFYTATLPPVMQLMLYSNFLMTIRTPTSARKRALVEAYNFGLDVPNITVHTVEKYRAAEEDSNAPAPAQGELTDLDREKISSLEWLTFYPEQRGQLLWQANALIRYFLGRRCIEAAQKTFALVPADTIEQIFTIYGSKVDIPCKEEVSIREYLCHQTYLGAIDGYNGWSQLFFNGKPKPPPSVSVTNFTERVTSEHREQAYKKELDNWEHRVADATKRARDLLYNVLLFPETGWLVDPDTNMERPGENDDDDDEESDAWRNRAVQMENLRKLCIPEVVLLLHQLHTLTNHHDECMLLASVLSSESRKLYSVFSKHKLAEVLAKLAESSLTLMNDRKDPFVGEAAKK
- the LOC131284346 gene encoding uncharacterized protein LOC131284346; translated protein: MLRLRWWCWWCISLVLAAAQEMLISEELETCSTLDRATVEQAFGDAADDFHGKVTVLFNVAPPKPVQTPRVFADRDPIHYNKIDYREQINLYHNLYRMFRSQEPYRNGVRFLLSASLHRVPYELVEYNFTDFFRSVQTLAGGHNFTVYPNHLTENRTFALFGLREFQVYVIDRCLRVSYIIQPPWSLLQYAYVKAAVLSTFYDRPCGKCELENFLNSTVLDDEKGHGKLASITSWAKPYEETSDEYTTPSEDENEGEGSHSEEEDDENDPNRDRTSTTKDDFDPFANLTVTGPELSLPLRIILPVPHIHVQSQSKPDNETGENNSTQLHELHQYIVLHSNDTDRHHHQVGLAPQNNDVKLEELTLAFNSTMVDNPSAGNESDSNNIRIEGTDWPMDQLREILNASSVLYDSAQQRVFERLQRYNLTERLQYDEVSEISVANRYAAWNRRRMPPKTEQPRHNRRSQIKKHYARLIPWLNWTFGKPIPPVNAGKLRASRRLN